TCTCTGCCAGCTCTAAGTTTTGAGTTATAACAGCTCCGCCTTCAACAGTCTGAAATAATTTAGTTGCATGAAAGCTTAAAGTAGATATATCTCCATAATTCACTATTGATTGCCCTTTATATTCTACTCCAAAACAATGAGCTGCATCATAAATAATTTTTAAATTATAATTATTAGCGATACTCTCAATAGCCTCAATATCACAGGGGTTACCATATACATGAGTTACTAAAAGTGCTGAAGTTTCCGGAGTAATAGCGGCTTCAATTTTATTAGGATCAATAGTTAGAAAACTAGGATCAATATCTACAAAAACCGGTACACACCCTTCCCATGCTATTGAAGAAGTTGTAGCCACATATGAAAAAGGTGTGGTAATAATTTCTCCTTTTAAATCTAAAGCTTTAATAGCTAACTGCAAAGCAATGGTGCCATTAGAAACATAAAAAAGATTTTGAGCATTACAATAATCTTTTAACTTAAGCTCCAACTCTTTTACTAAAGGCCCAGCATTAGTTAGATATTCTGCTTCCCATATTTTCTGAAGATATTCATTGTATTTGGTTATATCTGGTAAAAAAGGTTTGGTGATAGGAATCATGATAAAATTTTGCTACCTTTATAAATTGCTATAACTGAAACGAATAATAGTACTATAAGTACAAAGAATCTAGATTTTTATTTTAGTTTATTTAGCTTATAAGAAGCTCAATTAAATGACCTTTCTTCCTATACAAAACTAGTAATATGTCATACAATACTTGTCAGGCATTACATAATAAAAGTATAAATGAAAATATTATTATTTGGTAAAAATGGTCAAGTAGGCTTTGAGTTGCAGAGAACTCTTGCAACGCTTGGTGAAGTCAAAGCTCTGGGCAGCAAAGAGCTTGATATAACAAATTTCTTGGAATTAAGAAATTGTATTCGTCAGTATGCTCCTAATGTCATAGTAAATGCGGCGGCTTATACTGCAGTAGATAAGGCTGAGACAACCCCTGAACTAGCTTATCTTACCAATTCTGAAGCAATTACCGTGATGGCTGAAGAAGCAAAATTATTGAATGCCTGGCTAATTCACTATTCAACAGACTATGTCTTTAATGGAGCTAAAGCTTCTCCATATATTGAAAACGATAACACAGCACCTCTTAGTATTTACGGTAAAAGCAAGAAAGCGGGAGAAGATGCTATTATAGCATCTAACTGCAAACATTTGATCTTACGCACCAGCTGGGTTTATGCTACTCATGGGGCAAATTTTGCTAAAACGATACTGAGACTTGCCAAGGAAAGAGATAAATTATCAATTGTCAATGATCAATTTGGGGCTCCAACAAGTGCCGAATTAATATCAGACATAACTGCTTTGATACTGTACAGAATATTTTATGATCCAGATCTGACAGTAACCGCAGATACGGATCTCTCGTTTCAAAGCACTTCGGGTATATATCACTTAGTAGCATCTGGAAAAACCTCTTGGTATGGATTTGCAGTTAGGCTAATTGAAGACGCGATTGCCGAAGGTGCTGAGCTAAAATGTAGAGCAGATAACATAAAACCAATTTCTACGTCAGATTACCCTCTTCCAGCTAAGCGCCCCATCAATTCAAGTCTTGATACTAGCAAATTAAGAAAAAAATTTGGACTCACCATTCCTGATTGGGAGCTTCATTCCAAGCGATTTATATCAACTTTGTTAAGCAATTAGATTTTGCCGGAAAAAAATGCAAACACCAAACTTATTTCTTGAACAACAATGGCCTAAAGCAATCATAGCTGGAGTAGATGAAGCTGGGAGAGGGTCACTGGCAGGACCTGTAGTTGCCGCCGCCGTAATTATACAACAAGATCATCTTATTACAGGAATCAATGATTCCAAGAAGCTCTCACGCGCCACCAGAGAAAGCTTGTATAATCAAATCATTCATCATTATAGCTGGGCTGTGGGTATAGTTTCAGCCGCAGAAATAGATCAAACTAATATTCTTATTGCCACTAAAAAAGCTTGTATATTAGCTGTTGCCAATTTAAGCATCCTAGCTGATATTGTACTGATTGATGGTAATATGAAATTTACCGACGCCAGATATCGTAGTATTATCAACGGTGATAATTTGTCACTCTCAATCGCTGCAGCCTCGATTATTGCCAAAGTTACCAGAGATCATTTAATGTTTGAATTAGATCAGCAGTTTCCCCAATATTTATGGCATCGAAATGTTGGATATGGTACCAAACAACATATAAATGCAATTAAACAATATGGATTATCTTCATATCATCGAAAAAGCTTCAAATTAAAAAGCGGGATCTAATTATATTGTGGATGATAATGAATTAAATAATATTTTTGCTAGAATTAAAAAATTTCAAAACAACAAAAGCTCTACCAAAACACCAGACACAAAATCAATAAATCCTTGGATAATTGCCATAGAGTTGGTATCAGGTGCTATTGTGGGGATAATAATTGGACATTTTTTTGATAAAATATTTGATTCCAAACCATTATTTCTTATAATCTGCTTATCACTTGGGCTCATAGCAAGTTTTAAAACTATTTGGCAAAAGATTAATGACCGAAACCACTCATAACCCTTTATCTCAATTTAGCATTAAAAAACTAATTAATCTTGATTTATTCGGAGTTGATATTAGCTTTACTAATTCTGCTTGTCTAATGAGCATAGCTGGGATAATTGCCTTATCTTATTTAACTGTTGCATTACGTCCAAAGCAGCTAATTCCTTCAAAATTACAATTGAGTGCTGAACTATTATACAATTTAATAGCTTCAATGTTGGAACAAAATGTTGGAACTCAAGGTCGAAAATTTATACCGTTGATCTTTTCATTATTTATGTTTATCCTACTCTGTAATTTACTCGGTCTGATACCATATAGTTTTACCGTGACTAGTCATATCTCTATTACCTTTGCTCTAGCAATGATGGTCTTCTTTACCATAGTGATCATTAGTTTTGCCAATCATGGATTGAAATTTATGAAGATATTTCTGCCCCATGGTACACCGTGGTGGCTGGCACCGCTAATGATTATTATTGAATTATTTGCTTTTCTTGCACGTCCGGTAAGTCTATCTTTAAGACTTGCTGCCAACATGATCGCTGGCCATGTGTTATTAAAAGTGGTAGCTGGGTTTGTTATATCTTTAGGGTTATTGTTAAAGATTTTACCAATTCCATTTGTTGTGGCTTTGATTGGCTTCGAGGTTTTTGTGGCAATTTTACAAGCCTATATATTTACCATTTTAACATGTGTATATTTAAACGATGCTATTAATCTGCATTGACTATATAAATGTTTTCGAGAATTTTAATTTGAAGGGAGTAACATATCTATGGAAATGATGTCTATTAAGTTTATTGGAGTAGGATTAATGGCTTTCGGAATGCTTGGAGCTGCTATTGGTGTTGGTAATATTTTTTCTTCATTACTAAACGCAATCGCACGTAATCCTTCTGCTGCTGATCAACTACAGCGCCTTGCTCTTATAGGGGCAGGTTTAGCAGAAGCTATGGGCTTATTTTCCTTTGTTATTGCGATGCTATTAATTTTCTCTTAATAATATATCATGACGAAACTATTAATTGGCTACTGAGCTAACATGACTATCTAAGCACATACGTCATTCCGAACTTGTTTCGGGATGACTTTCTGTGTTCGTGGTGACATTGTATTGTATGTTCTGGGTGACCATTGCACTCAGGGAATGACCTATGCTCGAGATAGTAGTAGCCTCTAATTAGTTTAAAATGACAACCAACAACAGATTTGCCAAAAGCGTGATTGATTTCTTTTATGCCTCAGTTTGATATTTCTACCTATTCTTCACAAATCTTCTGGCTGGCAATCATATTTAGTTGCTTATATCTAGTGATATCAAAAATCATTGCACCAACTTCAGAAAAGATTTTAGCAAACAGACAGCAGATTCTTGATGAATATGCAAATAATGCTTTTACCGCAGCAGAAAATGTAAGAAGAATTCAAAAGGACTATGATAATAGTTTTAAACAAATTCTACTTGCTACAGAAAACATTAAGCAGGAAACTCTTTCAGCTATAGATCAATTAATGATTGCACAACGCGCAACTATTGATCAAGATTTAGCAAAACAAACAGCATTAGCTAAAAGTGAAATGGATCAAATAATTGTATTATTTGCATCAACCAAACATGAGACAATTATTGAATTGGCCAGCTCTATACTACAAAAAATTACCCAACAACCACCAGACTCACAACTACTTCAAGAATGTTATAAAAAGATTAAATGATGTCCTTCTTTAATGAAAGCTTTTGCCTGGCTATCTGTTTTCTTATTTTTCTATATTTTGCCTATAGGCCAATAAAAGCTTCTATTATCAAAGCATTAAATACTAGAATTGAGCTAATTAAAGCACAATTATTAGAAGCTCAATCATTAAAAAATGATGCAGAATTATTGTTAAACAAAACCGAACAACAACTAAGTCAACTTTCATCGATACGTGAAAAAATGATACTTGAAGCTAAAGCTTCCGCAGATTTTTTGTTTGCTAAGCAAAACCAGGAAATTGAGGCATTACTTGAATATAAGAAATCTGAGACTATAAATGCACTTAATAATCAAAGGCTCCAAGCTTACAATCAATTAAAAACTGAATTAATCACTGATGTAAAAAAACTGGTGACTGCATATTTCAAAGCTTCAAACAACGCATCCTTGTCTGATATAGAAATAGCAAAAAATCTTCATGGAAAGAATTGACCTCTCAAAGTGACCGTTCACGGTTTTTAAAATTGAACGTCAATGTACGACTTACAAAGCGACGACCAACGTCATTGCGAAGAGCGTTGCTCTGAAGCAATCCAGTTTTTTACGCTAGATTTTCTGGATTGCTTCAGAGCAACGCTCTTCGCAATGACGACTTTTTTTTTAAAACCGTGAACGCTCCCTCAAATGATAGTAAAGTGCCCACGATATGTTTTTTCCATAAGTGTATTGCGATGCTTAGCAATAATTTCTCGACATAATTCTGCTGATTCAATAGCACGTTGCTTTTTAGCAAATTTATGTTCTCTGGCAGTACAAAATTCAGCTATACTTACATTTTGCCATACCAGACCATCATATATTTTTGCTTTAATATAACCACTTACACTCATATTTTCATAATCACCAACAACCCCACTAATAGCATCATCATTTAATAAGAGCATTATATCTCCTATTTTAGGTTTAATAATCTCATCGATATATTTTATATATACGTTCCCAGTTAACTGGATACGATCAGGTATTCCCATATTATTTATACTCCGTGATATGAGCTTATAGCTTTCTCAGTTGATATACTGATATACGAAGGTCAAAATTGAAGAAGTGCTAGGAGTATCAAAGTCGAGGAGCGCAGCGTATACTTAATACGTGAGCACCGCAGATCTTTATATACGACAACGCAATTCTCAATTTTCACCAAGTATACCGGCGAAAAGACGACTTTCAAGCCTACGCCTACACACCAAACCAATTATTTTTTTTGATCCTGCATATACCCATTTCAAAAACTCTGTACCAGCTTCATCATAAAGTTGATAATTAATCTTCTGTCTTAGGGTTGAACGCTGCAATGCTCCGGCACCACAATTAAAGGTAAAAGACACTAACGCATCAAACTGATAATCTGATAATTCAACATCAATATAGCGCACCACTGCTCTTTCTGCACCAAATAAATCACTGATCAGAATTTGTTCTGCAGTTTCCTCAGACAAAGAATCATATTGCTCATTTGCAGCCAATTTATGACCATATCCTATAGTGGGACACCCTCCTGCACAAATATATGGCACTTTACTAAAACCTTCAAATTGCTTAATCAACATAATACCAGCACTACTAGTAAATCTATGCATTATTTGTTTTTCCATAATTTACTAAAGGTTCTCTGACCAAAATAAAAACTGATAATACCAGCAAAAATTGCCTGATCTTCTAAAGTCTAAATAATATTAATGTATTCTATCAATGGTGCCGTTGATAAAATCGTTTGATATTGGATAAATTTCACACTAGCGTACATGATAAAGAAACTGTAAGCAAGCACTGGTCTGACTGTAGCATTTAAGGCATCAACCCAACAAATGCCAGATTTATAAGTTGAATATAATGAAGCTTGTTCTAATATATCTTTGGATATCTGAATTTCTTCTAATGTTTGTGATTGACCATGTTTGCTATAAGCAATTTGGCGATCCATAATCTGCAATTCATGTTTTTTATCATTCTGATCTTTAAAAAACTTTAATATTTCCGGTACTATTGAACCAATAAAACCAACCATTGAAGCTAGTAATGTAATCATAAAATATATCTCCAATTACCAATTATAACCCTGCCCCACCACTACAGCCGCAAAAGACTGTGTTTCAACAATCCGATAAAAAGAAATAATATCCATCGCATTAGTCTGTGATGATATTTGATGTGACTGCCGTTGTTGCCACAGAATATTTTGTGGCCAAGTGATTTGGTATGAAACTGAATAATTTTGTTTCAATATTATGGTAAATTGATCGGTTTGCATCTGATCCAGAATGATCGCACAATTGTCATTTAAATATAAAGATATATATTTTATTGTAGCTGGCAGTGTAAATTGCTCAGCTATTCCGATAAAATTACTATCAGCAATAACTTCATGTTCACGTGCTGCTTGCACTGCAGTAGTTACCTTAAACCATCTGTGCTCATAACCAAAAATAAAAAAACTATTTTCTTCACTAACAAAAATAATCATCCCAGCTCTAGCTTTTAATAATTGCCAACCTTTTGCCAGATCAGCACAATAACATATATCTCCTTCATTTTCACCAAAGGCTAATATATATTTATCACCAACTACCAGAGTATCAGGGAGCTGCTCTATAAAATTACGAACAGTACTATTGCAAAAACTATCGATTTTTAATAGTGCCTCGTTAAATAATATTTCCTTATCAGTTTGCATCGGCGTCATTAGATCAATATTATAATGATGTGTTTTCATTTATACCTTTGTTATTTTAATATGCGAGAAATTGATTTTAGATTTACTGGATTCCTGCCGTGGCTCATAACCATTCCTGCGAAGGCAGGAATCTATATCATAATATTTATCAAATTCTCTTATATCCCCGAATATCTAAGATTCTCCTAATAGTAGTATCAGATGATTTGCGGTGAGTACCATGATCTTGAGCCATTATACTAATATTGACCTCACCACTAAGAGCTAATTCATTACAATTTATGATTAATTTTTGTTCTTGAGTAGTAAAGTAATGAGATTGATTTTCAGTGGTTACATTAATAGTAAATTCACATTTCTCATTAATATTAGCTGAGACCCAATCATCTTGACGACATGATCGCTGACGCCAGCTAACCTCAAGTTTTCCTGCGGTTAATTGGCAATGATCAATAAAAGGCGCTGGTAATTTTTGTGATTTATTGCTAAAAACTAATTGTTGCATTAGCTCCAGTCTAGCCAATTTAAATGATAAGGTTCTTTGTTCCAATGCTTTTGATACGGCAATTAATGATGCATAATTATTCAGTAAAACAAAATTTTCTCCGGCAAGATGAGTGTGGATATAGTTCTCGGTTGCAAAACACCCTCTAATAAGCTGACTGACTTGGTATAAATTGTCAGCGACTTGCGACCATTTATTGAATTTGATTATCTCCGCTCCGCATAAAGCTAAATTCCAACCAGCAGCAACATCTTTTTCAAAATCACGATAAAATATAGTGAAACTGGATAGCTCATCAATTAAGAAGATATTGGCAGACGATGTTATTTGTGCTGATGCTAACACGCCAATGCCACCACGAGGCATTAAATTGTTAGCAATATTTATATAATCAAGCTGTCGGCCATCAGCTAGTGCTAATGAAACATGTAATGATTGTTTAGTATTACTATATAAATATACGGCCACATAAGCCTCATGCAGCTGAAATTCCATCCCAACCGGTAAATCAACTACTAAAAATTTATGATCTATCGGCTCCTGATATGTTAAATCTAGCAACCCAATCATTACCGGCAAATAATAGCTGGTAAGATCATCAACAATGCCGGTTATTGTTAGTGAGAGCCTGTTAATGCTAATCGTAATTATTCTAATCTGATATTTTTGATTTAAATGAGAGAAGGTGATAAAGTCAACCGGCTCAAATATCAGACCATTGGTTATCGGCAGTATAAATTTTATGATCTTATCTTCGACTTGAGCATTCTTTAAAATTAATTTTCCTAATCTTTTAGCTTCAAAAACGGATAAAGCTATCGGTAATTTCACTACTGCATTACGCTTATTGCTTAAATATTCACTATTTATGTGACAATAACCATGATTATATAGCTAAACCTCTATAAAACGGTTATAATCAAAGGGTATAATTAAAATAATTGTTATGACATATTCGATAGATTTTAGAAAGAAAGTACTGGCTATCAAAGAAAAAGAGAAGATGAGTTTTGAATCAATATCAAAACGTTTTGGAGTAGGAAAAAACACGGTATTTGTATGGACTAAAAAAATATCTCCTCTAAAGAATAGGAATAGAGCTTCGAAAAAAATACCGATTGATAAATTGAGAGAAGACGTGGTGCAATATAGTGACGCGTATCAATATGAAAGAGCTGAGCGGTTAGGAGTGAGTAAATCTGGAATACAAAAAGCATTAAAGAAGTTGAACATTACGTATAAAAAAAGCTTTAAAACATCCGAAGGCAAAAGAAGAAGAGAGGTTAGAATTTCAGAATAAGATAAAAAAGTACGAGGCAGAGGAAAAAGTTATTGTCTTTACCGATGAGAGCGGGTTTGTCCATAGCGCGCCTAGAACTCACGGATATTCGGCAAAAGGCAAGAGGTGTTATGGTGTTCATGATTGGCATCCGTCAAAAAGAACTAATGTTATAGGGGCATTAGTAGGTAAATCGCTGCTAACCGTGTCAATTTTTGACGGCAATGTTAATACAGTTATTTTTAACAGCTGGGTAGAACAAGATTTAATACCGAAATTACCTAATAATTCCGTGGTTGTGACAGACAATGCAAGTTTCCATAAAAGTCCGTATTTAAAAACTATGATAGAAAAAGCTGGTCATATATTGGAGTACTTACCGCCTTATTCTCCTGATTTGAATCCTATTGAACCAAAATGGGCTCAAGCTAAATCTAGAAGAAGGAAATATCGCTGTGACGTAGACACTCTGTTTGAAAAGTACATGTTATAACCGTTTTATAGGGGTTTAGCTATATTCTTTGACGCGATCGACAAGATAAGCCACCTATCGGTGGCAGCTTAGCTTTTTACATCTCTTGCCAACTTCTGTTATCAAAGGTAATATGCAAGTCATTACAAATAATCAGAGTAAAAGATGGAAATAATCGGTAAAGGAATCTCTATAAAACATATTTTTCTTGATCGGGGTAATTGGCGTCGATTTCACTGAAAAATATAGCGAGCTGAGGTATGGTATTATCTTTAACGTTACTAAAGTTATATTGTGCGGAACGAAATATTTAGGATTTAAGAGTTATAGCTGCCCTACATGTGATCACGGTAAATCAGTAGTATTTAGTTGTAAAGGTAGATTTTGTTCTCGTTGCGGTAAGAAGCAAACAGATCAATGGATAAGTAAAGCTACCAATGTTCTACCAAAGACACGTTGGCAGCACATTACATTTACAATGCCCGACTCATTATGGCCAATATTTTGGCTTAATCGCAATCTGTTTGGATTAATTTCTGCTGTTGCCGCCGGAATTATTAAGGAAATAGCAACAAAGAAAAAGATTGTAGTCGCTATATTTACTGCCCTGCACACCTTCGGTAGAGATTTAAAACGTAATGTTCATATCCATTTATCGGTTACTTGCGGCGGTATAGATAGCAAGGGTAATTGGCGTAAATTATTTTTCCCTGCCGAGCCTATTAAAAAAATGTGGAGACATAGAATTCTTGAGTTATTTCGCTCAGAATACGCCTCAAGTAATTTGAAATTACCGTCGAAATATCAAAATGATGGCGATTTTAACAACTAGATGATCGGCCTATATGAAATCAGTTGGTATGTTTATTTGCAAAAACCATCAGACGATCATAAACGCAACATAAACTATTTAGGGCGATATATAAAACGACCTCCTATTTCTGAGGCAAGAATAGAGGAATATGATGGACTGCAAGTAACGTTTAGATTTCTTGACCACTACAATAACACGATTGATCACGTCACAATGCCTGTACTGCAGTTTATATCTAGCCTGATTATGCACATACCCGATCGTTATTTTCGAATAATAAGGTACTACGGCTTTTTATCTAACAGAACTAGAGGAATACAACTACCTATTGTATATAAGGCGATAAACCAAATTATACCTAAGAAAATCAAGTCATTGAACTGGAGATTAATGATTTGGTTAAACTTTAAAAAAGATCCGTTATCTTGTCCAAACTGTAATCAATTTATGAGCCTGAGACAGGTTTATTACGGTTTATCTCCACCCTTGTTATTAGTGAAGATCAATGAATTATTGTGAACGCCTCGGTGATATTCATATGGTGAACCGTTGCTTCACGCCACGTTAATATAATTTTAAAAAATTGGCCTATTTTGAGATAGATTTTAAGAGAAGATTTTTATACAAGTGTCAATAATTTCTAATATCACAATTTAACAACCAAATTTTTAAAGAAAATTTTAAAATTTTCAAAAAAATATTTTTGGTAAAATTTTTGAAATTCCTATACTACAAGATAAAATTAGATTTATTAAACGTGGGCAAAATAATTCATGCCCTATGGTTAATCAAATGCTGGTTAAATTATCTGATAATAGTTATCTCGAACAACAACAGGTGGCAAAAAATGATATAATCAGCAAATTAGAATTATATTTTATAGTATAGGAATTTCAAAAATTTTACCAAAAATATTTTTTTGAAAATTTTAAAATTTTCTTTAAAAATTTGGTTGTTAAATTGTGATATTAGAAATTATTGACACTTGTATAAAAATCTTCTCTTAAAATCTATCTCAAAATAGGCCAATTTTTTAAAATTATATTAACGTGGCGTGAAGCAACGGTTCACCATATGAATATCACCGAGGCGTTCACAATAATTCATTGATCTTCACTAATAACAAGGGTGGAGATAAACCGTAATAAACCTGTCTCAGGCTCATAAATTGATTACAGTTTGGACAAGATAACGGATCTTTTTTAAAGTTTAACCAAATCATTAATCTCCAGTTCAATGACTTGATTTTCTTAGGTATAATTTGGTTTATCGCCTTATATACAATAGGTAGTTGTATTCCTCTAGTTCTGTTAGATAAAAAGCCGTAGTACCTTATTATTCGAAAATAACGATCGGGTATGTGCATAATCAGGCTAGATATAAACTGCAGTACAGGCATTGTGACGTGATCAATCGTGTTATTGTAGTGGTCAAGAAATCTAAACGTTACTTGCAGTCCATCATATTCCTCTATTCTTGCCTCAGAAATAGGAGGTCGTTTTATATATCGCCCTAAATAGTTTATGTTGCGTTTATGATCGTCTGATGGTTTTTGCAAATAAACATACCAACTGATTTCATATAGGCCGATCATCCAGTTGTTAAAATCGCCATCATTTTGATATTTCGACGGTAATTTCAAATTACTTGAGGCGTATTCTGAGCGAAATAACTCAAGAATTCTATGTCTCCACATTTTTTTAATAGGCTCGGCAGGGAAAAATAATTTACGCCAATTACCCTTGCTATCTATACCGCCGCAAGTAACCGATAAATGGATATGAACATTACGTTTTAAATCTCTACCGAAGGTGTGCAGGGCAGTAAATATAGCGACTACAATCTTTTTCTTTGTTGCTATTTCCTTAATAATTCCGGCGGCAACAGCAGAAATTAATCCAAACAGATTGCGATTAAGCCAAAATATTGGCCATAATGAGTCGGGCATTGTAAATGTAATGTGCTGCCAACGTGTCTTTGGTAGAACATTGGTAGCTTTACTTATCCATTGATCTGTTTGCTTCTTACCGCAACGAGAACAAAATCTACCTTTACAACTAAATACTACTGATTTACCGTGATCACATGTAGGGCAGCTATAACTCTTAAATCCTAAATATTTCGTTCCGCACAATATAACTTTAGTAACGTTAAAGATAATACCATACCTCAGCTCGCTATATTTTTCAGTGAAATCGACGCCAATTACCCCGATCAAGAAAAATATGTTTTATAGAGATTCCTTTACCGATTATTTCCATCTTTTACTCTGATTATTTGTAATGACTTGCATATTACCTTTGATAACAGAAGTTGGCAAGAGATGTAAAAAGCTAAGCTGCCACCGATAGGTGGCTTATCTTGGATATAGTTTCTTCAAAAATAGGCAAAGAATCAACAAAATCTGTATTCTCATAATTAACTTGCTGTATACTTACTTGATCCTGTACCACATAAAGTAGGTTCATTAATTTACCCAGGTCACACATATGTAACTCACTTAAACAATGTATTAGTGAATTATACAACATCTCATCATTACTAGTACGAACTATATAGATTATTGAAGCCAGCACCGCCTTAAAATCCCAATTTTGTGGC
The genomic region above belongs to Candidatus Trichorickettsia mobilis and contains:
- a CDS encoding DegT/DnrJ/EryC1/StrS family aminotransferase; protein product: MIPITKPFLPDITKYNEYLQKIWEAEYLTNAGPLVKELELKLKDYCNAQNLFYVSNGTIALQLAIKALDLKGEIITTPFSYVATTSSIAWEGCVPVFVDIDPSFLTIDPNKIEAAITPETSALLVTHVYGNPCDIEAIESIANNYNLKIIYDAAHCFGVEYKGQSIVNYGDISTLSFHATKLFQTVEGGAVITQNLELAEKISYMRNFGHDGQEKFFGIGINGKNSEFHAAMGLCNLPEVPNIISQRKKICDLYDSILLANYKISRPEIRKNTRYNYAYYPVLFEDEKALLAVKEKLNNHNIFPRRYFYPSLHTLPYIKESKMPIADDISSRVLCLPLYYSLSNEDVYKISRLILEVL
- the rfbD gene encoding dTDP-4-dehydrorhamnose reductase, which gives rise to MKILLFGKNGQVGFELQRTLATLGEVKALGSKELDITNFLELRNCIRQYAPNVIVNAAAYTAVDKAETTPELAYLTNSEAITVMAEEAKLLNAWLIHYSTDYVFNGAKASPYIENDNTAPLSIYGKSKKAGEDAIIASNCKHLILRTSWVYATHGANFAKTILRLAKERDKLSIVNDQFGAPTSAELISDITALILYRIFYDPDLTVTADTDLSFQSTSGIYHLVASGKTSWYGFAVRLIEDAIAEGAELKCRADNIKPISTSDYPLPAKRPINSSLDTSKLRKKFGLTIPDWELHSKRFISTLLSN
- a CDS encoding ribonuclease HII, which encodes MQTPNLFLEQQWPKAIIAGVDEAGRGSLAGPVVAAAVIIQQDHLITGINDSKKLSRATRESLYNQIIHHYSWAVGIVSAAEIDQTNILIATKKACILAVANLSILADIVLIDGNMKFTDARYRSIINGDNLSLSIAAASIIAKVTRDHLMFELDQQFPQYLWHRNVGYGTKQHINAIKQYGLSSYHRKSFKLKSGI
- a CDS encoding AtpZ/AtpI family protein, whose amino-acid sequence is MDDNELNNIFARIKKFQNNKSSTKTPDTKSINPWIIAIELVSGAIVGIIIGHFFDKIFDSKPLFLIICLSLGLIASFKTIWQKINDRNHS
- a CDS encoding F0F1 ATP synthase subunit A, with product MTETTHNPLSQFSIKKLINLDLFGVDISFTNSACLMSIAGIIALSYLTVALRPKQLIPSKLQLSAELLYNLIASMLEQNVGTQGRKFIPLIFSLFMFILLCNLLGLIPYSFTVTSHISITFALAMMVFFTIVIISFANHGLKFMKIFLPHGTPWWLAPLMIIIELFAFLARPVSLSLRLAANMIAGHVLLKVVAGFVISLGLLLKILPIPFVVALIGFEVFVAILQAYIFTILTCVYLNDAINLH
- a CDS encoding F0F1 ATP synthase subunit C, translating into MEMMSIKFIGVGLMAFGMLGAAIGVGNIFSSLLNAIARNPSAADQLQRLALIGAGLAEAMGLFSFVIAMLLIFS
- a CDS encoding ATP F0F1 synthase subunit B (Produces ATP from ADP in the presence of a proton gradient across the membrane. Subunit B is part of the membrane proton channel.), with the protein product MMSFFNESFCLAICFLIFLYFAYRPIKASIIKALNTRIELIKAQLLEAQSLKNDAELLLNKTEQQLSQLSSIREKMILEAKASADFLFAKQNQEIEALLEYKKSETINALNNQRLQAYNQLKTELITDVKKLVTAYFKASNNASLSDIEIAKNLHGKN
- a CDS encoding lysozyme is translated as MEKQIMHRFTSSAGIMLIKQFEGFSKVPYICAGGCPTIGYGHKLAANEQYDSLSEETAEQILISDLFGAERAVVRYIDVELSDYQFDALVSFTFNCGAGALQRSTLRQKINYQLYDEAGTEFLKWVYAGSKKIIGLVCRRRLESRLFAGILGEN
- a CDS encoding phage tail protein, which produces MNSEYLSNKRNAVVKLPIALSVFEAKRLGKLILKNAQVEDKIIKFILPITNGLIFEPVDFITFSHLNQKYQIRIITISINRLSLTITGIVDDLTSYYLPVMIGLLDLTYQEPIDHKFLVVDLPVGMEFQLHEAYVAVYLYSNTKQSLHVSLALADGRQLDYINIANNLMPRGGIGVLASAQITSSANIFLIDELSSFTIFYRDFEKDVAAGWNLALCGAEIIKFNKWSQVADNLYQVSQLIRGCFATENYIHTHLAGENFVLLNNYASLIAVSKALEQRTLSFKLARLELMQQLVFSNKSQKLPAPFIDHCQLTAGKLEVSWRQRSCRQDDWVSANINEKCEFTINVTTENQSHYFTTQEQKLIINCNELALSGEVNISIMAQDHGTHRKSSDTTIRRILDIRGYKRI
- a CDS encoding IS630 transposase-related protein, coding for MTYSIDFRKKVLAIKEKEKMSFESISKRFGVGKNTVFVWTKKISPLKNRNRASKKIPIDKLREDVVQYSDAYQYERAERLGVSKSGIQKALKKLNITYKKSFKTSEGKRRREVRISE
- a CDS encoding IS630 family transposase codes for the protein MKKYEAEEKVIVFTDESGFVHSAPRTHGYSAKGKRCYGVHDWHPSKRTNVIGALVGKSLLTVSIFDGNVNTVIFNSWVEQDLIPKLPNNSVVVTDNASFHKSPYLKTMIEKAGHILEYLPPYSPDLNPIEPKWAQAKSRRRKYRCDVDTLFEKYML